A section of the Leminorella richardii genome encodes:
- the ykgO gene encoding type B 50S ribosomal protein L36 has product MKVLSSLRSAKQRHPDCKIVRRHGRVFVICKSNPRFKAVQGRKK; this is encoded by the coding sequence ATGAAGGTTCTTAGTTCGCTGCGTTCGGCCAAGCAGCGCCATCCGGACTGTAAGATCGTCCGTCGTCACGGAAGAGTTTTCGTTATCTGTAAGTCAAATCCCCGCTTTAAGGCGGTTCAAGGGAGGAAAAAGTAG
- a CDS encoding PsiF family protein, whose product MSDCLKAKPAAAEKALTPQQQKMADCNKQAGDKSLKGDERKAFMSNCLKAKPAESEKALTPQQQKMADCNKQAADKGAKGDERKTFMASCLKQSS is encoded by the coding sequence ATGAGCGACTGCCTGAAGGCCAAACCCGCCGCTGCCGAAAAGGCGCTGACCCCGCAGCAGCAGAAAATGGCCGACTGCAACAAGCAGGCCGGCGATAAGAGCCTAAAGGGCGACGAGCGTAAGGCCTTTATGAGCAACTGCCTGAAAGCCAAACCCGCCGAGAGCGAGAAGGCGCTGACTCCGCAGCAGCAAAAAATGGCCGACTGCAACAAGCAGGCTGCGGACAAAGGCGCTAAGGGCGACGAGCGTAAAACCTTTATGGCGAGCTGCCTGAAGCAGTCCAGCTAG
- a CDS encoding alpha/beta fold hydrolase — MLATLEKQMRRVNQIDICFRTVGQGPALLMLHGHPQNHMMWHKVVPELAKRFTLVIADLRGYGDSDKPRSPEGQSAYSKRIMAQDMYELMVQLGHSRFSVLAHDRGARVAHRLALDHADAVQKMVLLDIAPTLAMYRQTNEAFARAYWHWFMLIRPTPFPEILIEHDPALYLRSVMGVRSAGMAPFTEEALAEYERCLGLPGTAYGICEDYRASAGIDLEHDAQDIERSNPVDCPLMVLWGKNGAIEQCFDPITEWKKVATHLQGEALPCGHYIAEEAPDLLLGKVVPFLSSVSV, encoded by the coding sequence ATGTTAGCGACACTCGAAAAACAAATGCGTCGCGTGAACCAGATAGATATCTGTTTTCGCACTGTCGGCCAAGGGCCAGCGCTGCTGATGCTCCACGGCCATCCGCAAAACCATATGATGTGGCATAAAGTTGTGCCGGAGCTGGCCAAGCGCTTTACGCTGGTTATCGCTGACCTGCGCGGCTACGGCGACAGCGACAAGCCCCGCTCTCCGGAGGGTCAAAGCGCCTATTCCAAGCGCATCATGGCGCAGGACATGTATGAGCTGATGGTGCAGTTGGGGCATTCACGCTTTTCCGTGCTGGCGCACGATCGCGGCGCCCGCGTAGCCCACAGGCTGGCGCTGGATCACGCGGATGCCGTGCAAAAAATGGTGCTGCTGGACATCGCCCCTACCCTCGCTATGTATCGGCAAACCAACGAGGCCTTCGCTCGCGCCTACTGGCACTGGTTTATGTTGATACGGCCAACGCCGTTCCCTGAAATCCTTATTGAGCACGATCCCGCACTCTATCTGCGCAGCGTCATGGGCGTGCGCAGCGCGGGAATGGCGCCGTTTACCGAAGAGGCGCTGGCTGAATATGAACGCTGCTTAGGGCTGCCCGGCACCGCCTACGGCATCTGTGAAGACTACCGCGCCAGCGCCGGTATTGACCTCGAGCACGACGCACAGGACATCGAGCGCAGCAACCCTGTGGACTGCCCACTGATGGTGCTGTGGGGTAAAAACGGCGCTATCGAGCAGTGCTTTGATCCCATTACGGAGTGGAAAAAAGTAGCCACTCACCTACAGGGCGAGGCGCTGCCGTGCGGCCACTATATTGCAGAAGAGGCTCCGGATCTGCTGCTTGGCAAAGTCGTACCCTTTCTTTCATCGGTTAGCGTTTAA
- the xylB gene encoding xylulokinase, which yields MYIGIDLGTSGVKVILLDEQQRVVATHTEALSVSRPHPLWSEQNPQDWWQATDQAMLALGAQRGLKGVKALGLSGQMHGATLLDKRGEPLRPAILWNDGRCAAQCEALERRVPNSRQITGNLMMPGFTAPKLKWVAEHEPEIFRAVDKVLLPKDYLRLLITGEFASDMSDAAGTMWMDVGQRDWSDELLAACELNRSHMPTLFEGSQVTGTVRSDIAERWGIGQVPVAGGGGDNAAGAVGVGLYKSGQAMLSLGTSGVYFAVSDGFLSNPESAVHSFCHALPNAWHLMSVMLSAASCLDWACRLTNTASVPELLTQVEQSKPAATPVWFLPYLSGERTPHNNPNAKGAFWGLTHEHGSADLGRAVLEGVSFALADGMDVLHATGLRPESVTLIGGGARSPYWRQMLADVSGQALEYRTGGDVGPALGAARLAQIAVNPGVPLAEFCPPLPLEQRHEPNATLHAGYREKRETFRRLYQQLLPLC from the coding sequence TCGACGAGCAGCAGCGGGTGGTGGCTACTCATACGGAGGCGCTGTCGGTTTCGCGTCCTCATCCCCTGTGGTCTGAACAAAATCCTCAGGACTGGTGGCAGGCCACTGACCAGGCGATGCTGGCGCTGGGCGCGCAGCGCGGCCTTAAAGGAGTCAAAGCGCTAGGGCTAAGCGGGCAGATGCACGGCGCTACGCTGCTGGACAAGCGGGGAGAGCCGCTTCGCCCCGCCATTCTCTGGAACGACGGGCGCTGTGCCGCGCAGTGTGAAGCGCTGGAACGCCGGGTTCCCAACTCTCGGCAAATCACCGGTAACTTGATGATGCCCGGCTTTACCGCGCCTAAGCTGAAGTGGGTGGCGGAGCACGAACCGGAGATCTTCCGCGCCGTCGACAAGGTTCTGCTGCCGAAGGACTATCTGCGCCTGCTCATCACCGGCGAGTTCGCCAGCGACATGTCCGACGCGGCGGGCACGATGTGGATGGATGTCGGCCAACGAGACTGGAGTGACGAACTGCTGGCCGCCTGCGAACTCAACCGCTCGCATATGCCGACGCTGTTTGAAGGTTCACAGGTCACGGGCACGGTCAGAAGCGACATCGCCGAGCGCTGGGGCATCGGCCAAGTGCCGGTTGCCGGCGGCGGTGGGGACAACGCGGCGGGCGCGGTCGGCGTCGGGCTGTATAAATCAGGGCAGGCGATGCTGTCCCTCGGCACGTCCGGCGTCTATTTTGCCGTCAGCGACGGATTCCTAAGCAACCCGGAAAGCGCGGTTCACAGTTTCTGCCACGCCCTGCCGAACGCCTGGCACCTGATGTCGGTGATGCTGAGCGCCGCCTCCTGCCTCGACTGGGCCTGTCGGCTGACCAACACCGCCAGCGTACCGGAATTGCTGACGCAGGTAGAGCAGAGTAAGCCTGCCGCCACGCCGGTGTGGTTCCTGCCCTACCTTTCCGGCGAGCGCACGCCGCACAATAACCCGAACGCCAAAGGCGCTTTCTGGGGGCTGACCCACGAGCACGGCTCCGCCGACTTAGGCCGCGCTGTGCTGGAGGGCGTCAGCTTCGCGCTGGCGGACGGCATGGACGTGCTGCACGCCACTGGCCTTAGGCCTGAAAGCGTCACGCTGATCGGCGGCGGCGCGCGCAGCCCCTACTGGCGGCAGATGCTGGCGGACGTCAGCGGGCAGGCGCTGGAGTACCGCACCGGCGGCGACGTCGGCCCGGCGCTGGGCGCGGCGCGGCTGGCGCAGATTGCCGTTAATCCCGGCGTGCCGCTGGCAGAGTTTTGCCCACCGCTGCCGCTGGAGCAGCGCCACGAGCCAAATGCCACTCTTCATGCAGGGTACAGGGAAAAGCGCGAGACGTTTCGCAGGCTTTACCAGCAGCTGCTTCCTCTGTGTTAA